The Rhea pennata isolate bPtePen1 chromosome 9, bPtePen1.pri, whole genome shotgun sequence genome has a segment encoding these proteins:
- the LOC134144209 gene encoding G-protein coupled receptor 55-like, with protein sequence MNDTHAQSSISATVELFQLIVYTPTFTLGLLFNVMALSFLFLKVKRLTESTVYMVALIFLDTLLLFTLPFKIISYHLQNNWNLGSVFCSALESLYFVNMYGSILVSLCICIDRYIAIRHPFVAPVLRSTKKAAMVCAVICLGISAGTASTFQLHGQDHNFSSCFHNFSKSTWENKGLFSALETTFLCSLATMTFCTIQTVRCLRKRKKPDNPQMYTNRAEKIVVTNLVTFVVCFTPYHVAFLLYFLVKNNVIHNSFQQALRAILQVTLCWANMNCCLDGVCYYFVLKESLEDSLQNSQKTSRRKR encoded by the coding sequence ATGAATGATACCCATGCTCAGAGCAGTATCAGTGCTACAGTAGAACTGTTCCAGCTGATTGTGTACACTCCCACCTTTACTCTGGGATTGCTGTTCAATGTGATGGCTTTGTCATTCCTGTTTCTTAAGGTTAAAAGGCTCACTGAATCTACAGTCTACATGGTAGCCCTTATTTTCCTGGATACTTTGCTGCTGTTTactcttccttttaaaattatttcctatcACCTTCAGAACAACTGGAACTTGGGGTCTGTGTTTTGCTCAGCCTTGGAAAGTCTTTACTTTGTAAACATGTATGGCAGCATCCTCGTTTCCCTTTGCATCTGCATAGACCGGTACATTGCTATCCGGCACCCTTTTGTGGCTCCCGTCCTACGATCCACCAAGAAAGCTGCTATGGTTTGTGCTGTCATCTGCCTGGGCATCTCAGCTGGGACTGCCTCTACTTTCCAACTGCACGGACAGGACCACAACTTCTCATCTTGCTTCCATAACTTCTCCAAAAGTACATGGGAAAACAAAGGATTGTTTAGCGCCTTGGAGACCACCTTCCTTTGCAGCTTGGCAACGATGACCTTCTGCACCATCCAGACCGTCAGATGTTTGAGAAAGCGCAAAAAGCCTGACAACCCCCAAATGTACACCAACAGGGCAGAGAAGATAGTGGTGACAAATCTCGTCACGTTTGTGGTCTGTTTCACTCCTTACCACGTGGCATTCCTCTTGTATTTTTTGGTAAAGAATAATGTCATTCACAACAGTTTTCAGCAAGCCCTACGAGCCATCCTTCAGGTCACACTTTGCTGGGCAAATATGAACTGTTGTCTGGATGGGGTCTGCTATTATTTTGTCTTAAAGGAATCTTTGGAAGACTCATTGCAAAACAGTCAAAAAACATCCAGGCGAAAGCGTTGA